In the genome of Ureibacillus sp. FSL W7-1570, the window TACATAAAACAATAGACTATCAATCAGGGAGAAATCAATAGTCTATTGTTGTACTTTTCCTTATGAAGAAAAAGTTTGATATCTTTTATTACATAGCTGTCAATCCGCCATCGATTACAAATTCAGATCCGGTAGAGTAGGAAGATTCATCGGATGCAAGATACAGCACTAAATTGGATACTTCTTCCGGTTGAGCCATGCGTCCCACAGGAATTTGTTTTGCAAATTCTTTGATGACTTCCACCGCATCTCCTTGCGTAACCATTGGTGTTTCAATAACACCTGGATGAACGGAATTGACGCGGATGCCGAGATGCGCAAGTTGGAGTGCAGCCGCTTTTGTAAATCCGCGAACGGCAAATTTGGAATCTGTGTAGCCAATTGCTCCACCGACGATTCCGTTGATGGAAGAAATATTGATAATGGAACCGCCGCCAGCTTTTTGCATGGAAGGGACAACCGCTTTTGTGCCAAGAAATACGGACACTTGGTTAATATCAATGATTCTTCGGTATTCTTCCTCTGTTATCTCCATTAAAGATTTGCTCATGCTGATGCCGGCGTTATTCACCAAAATGTTCACAGGACCAAATGTGTTTTCCGCTTCTTCAATGACTTTTTTCCAATCGTCCGCTTTTGTCACATCTTGCTGTACAAATTTTACGTTTTCTCCCAACTCAGCTTCCAATGCTTTTCCACCTTCTGCATTAATATCGGTGAAAACGACTTTTGCCCCTTCTTTAACAAAACGGCGTACATGGCTGGCACCCATTCCACGGGCTCCACCAGTAACAATTGCCACTTTTCCATCTAAACGCCCCATCACAACCACTCCTTTTTTAATTTGTATACGCTTACATTTATTATAATAGGAAAAAATGTAAGTTACCAATCAAAAGTTTCTAAAATGAATGATGCTCGAAGATATGCTATAGTAACTTTATGACTTACGAAAGGATGTAACCTATGGCAAAAAGTTTAGTGTTGGCCGAAAAACCGTCAGTGGCGCGCGATATTGCGCGGGTGTTGAAATGCAACAAAAGCGGCAACGGCTATTTGGAAGGAAATCAATACATCGTCACTTGGGCACTGGGCCATTTGGTGACCCTTGCCGATCCCGAGCATTACGATGTGAAATATAAAACATGGAAGCTTGAGGATTTGCCGATGCTTCCGAATGAAATGAAACTGATGGTCATCAAGCAGACAGCGAAACAATTCAACAATGTGAAAACCCAACTTCACCGGAAGGATGTCGGCGAAATCATCATTGCGACTGACGCCGGAAGGGAAGGGGAGCTGGTGGCGCGGTGGATTATCGAAAAAGCGAAAGTCCGAAAACCGATCAAACGTCTCTGGATTTCATCGGTGACGGATAAAGCGATCAAAGAAGGGTTCAAAAATTTAAAACCAGGGAAACTGTATGAAAACTTATATGCATCCGCCGTTGCCCGGTCTGAAGCGGACTGGTATATCGGATTGAACGCGACACGGGCGCTTACGACAAAATATAATGCCCAATTAAACTGCGGGCGTGTGCAAACGCCGACTCTGGCCATCATTGCCGCCCGGGAGGAAGAAATCAAAAACTTTGTCCCGAAAGAGTATTATGGAATCCAGGCAATCGGCGACAAAGTGACCCTCACATGGAAAGATGCTTCCGGCAACACGCGGAGTTTTCATAAAGAAAAAATCGAATCCATCATCCAAAAGGTAAGGGGCAAAAACGCAGTTGTCACAGCCGTCGAGAAAAAGATGAAAAAATCCTACGCTCCCGCACTCTATGATTTGACGGAATTGCAGCGGGATGCCAACAAACTGTTCGGTTTTTCCGCAAAAGAAACGTTGAACATTATGCAAAGGCTGTATGAGCATCATAAAGTATTGACGTATCCAAGAACCGATTCCCGATATCTTTCATCCGATATCGTTTCTACCATTCCGGAAAGACTGAAGGCGTGCGGTGTTGGCGAATATCGGCAATTGGCCAATGAAATTTTGAAAAAGCCGATCAAAGCCAACAAAGCTTTTGTGGATGACGCAAAAGTCAGCGATCACCATGCCATCATCCCGACTGAACAGGTGCCGAATTTATCCAAATTTACCGACAAGGAACGCAAAATATACGATTTGGTGGTCAAACGTTTCATGGCGGTGCTTCTCCCTCCGTCAGAATATGTCCAATTGACGATTCATGCAAAAATCGGGGATGAAACCTTTATCGCCAAAGGGAAAAACATTTTGAATGCTGGCTGGAAAAAAGTATTTGCCAGCGATGTGTCGGAAGAGGATGATGAAGATGTTCGCGAACAAGTATTGCCGCCGATTGAAAAAGGGGATACGCTGTCGATTACGGGCATCCAGATGACAGAAGGGAAGACGAAGCCGCCTGCCCGCTTTACGGAAGCCACACTGCTTTCCGCAATGGAAAATCCGACGAAATATTTGGAATCGAACAACCGGAAGCTGGCGGAAACATTAAAATCCACCGGCGGACTCGGAACGGTGGCAACCCGCGCCGATATCATCGAGAAGTTATTCAACAGCTTCATGATTGAAAAACGCGGCGGAAAGGAAATCTACTTGACTTCCAAAGGCCGCCAGCTTCTGGACTTGGTGCCGGAAGATTTGAAATCCCCGGCTCTCACCGCCGAGTGGGAAATGAAGCTCGAGCAGATTGCAAAGGGCAAACTGAAAAAAGAAGCGTTCATCAACGAAATGAAACAGTATACAAAAGAAATTGTCCGAGAAATCAAAACGAGCGATAAAAAATATAAACACGAAAACCTTTCATCCAAAACTTGCCCGGAATGCGGAAAATGGATGCTCGAAGTGAACGGGAAGAAAGGGAAAATGCTCGTTTGCCAAGACCGGGAATGCGGCTATCGGAAAACCGTCTCCCAATTCACGAATATCCGCTGTCCAAATTGCCATAAGAAGATGGAATTGCACGGAGAAGGGGAAGGGAAAATTCTCGTTTGCCAATGCGGATTCCGTGAAAAATGGTCCACATTCCAAGAAAAGCGGAAGCATCAAACAAGCGGAAAAGTGGACAAGCGGACGCTCCAAAAATATTTGAAGAAAGAAAATGAAACCTTTTCGAATAATGCGCTTGCGGAAGCATTGAAACAATTGAAACTCGATCAATAAATGCATGAATGCATGGGCTAAAAAAGAAGGGGACGCTCCGAAAGGCTTTTTGCGGATGTCGGTGACGCTTCCGTCACAAAAAAATGGCGGAAAGCAGGAGGAGCGAAGGAAAGTTGACAAAAATTATAGGGGATCCGGAAAGTATTTGGCTTTCCGGATCCCCTTTTTTGAGTGCTTTGAATTTCAAACCAGGATGGGGTAAGAGTCCATGAATGGTTTGATGTTGACAGAGAGATTTGGAATGGCCAAAGAGTATCCATCATGTGCAATCTTTTCTATAAAGGATTTTTCAAAAATAAAGAAAAATCGGAGGGAAAACTCTTTCCCAACCGCTTTTCCTTTTTTTATTTTGTTGCATGAGGCAACCATAGAGTGAGGGAAGGTATATAGGTCAGAATCAACAAGACCACAACGGAAGTGACTAAAAACGGCCATAGAGATCTGACCAACTCGCCAATCGGCACTTTTGTAATGGAAGAGGCAATGAATAATCCGGAACCGACCGGGGGCGTTAAGATACCAATGGTCAAGTTGATGCAAATGATGATTCCAAAATGAATCGGATCCACATTATACAATGGAAGCAAAGGCATAAAAATTGGAACCAAAATAATCAATGCGGCAATACCATCCATAAACATTCCCAGAATCAAAAGGAAAATGTTCACGAGCATTAAAAATATCACCGTACTGTCCGAAATGGAAACCATCCATTCGGCAATGAGTTGCGGTACCCGTTCAAAAGCCAGCATCCATCCAAAAATATTGGCCATGGCAATCAAAATCGTAATGACTGCCGTTGTGGAAACAGTGTTAATTAAAATTCTTGGGATTTGTGAAAACTTAAGTTCCCGATAAAAGAACAGACCCACCAGCAGCGCAACGAAACTTGCAACGGCTGCAGATTCTGTTGCCGTAAAGGCACCGCTTAAAATGCCGACGATGATAATAAGCGGAACGGAAAGCGCCGGCAGTACACTTAAAAAGGAGCGAAACATTTCCCCAATCGATGCCCGCTTTTCTTTGGGCCAACTTTCTTTCAAACCAATGAAGGCAATAATGACGATGAAGGAGAGGCCCAACAAGATTCCAGGTATTACCCCCGCCTTGAACATGTCCGCAATGGAAGCTCCAGAACTGACACCATAAATAATAAAGAGCATACTTGGCGGGATGATTGGCCCAAGAAGCCCAGCTGCAGCTGTTGTCGCAGTACTGAAAGATCTGCTGTAGCCCGACTTCTCCATTTCAGGCACCATTGTCCGGCTCATCATGGCAATTTGAGCTGTTGCGGAACCGATAATGGCCGCCAGCATCATGTTGGCGGCCACGTTTACATATGCGAGTCCGCCTCGAAAATGCCCAATGAACTGTTTCGCAAAATTCACTAGCCTTTTTGTAATCCCGCCGAAGTTCATCAATTCCCCGGCGAGCATGAAAAGGGGAATTGCAAGTAGTCCGTAGTTTTCCATTCCGGAATACAGCCGTTGAGGGACTGTGATTAATAATGTCAAATTATCTGTGGTGAAAATATAGATGACAGTTGTAATTCCAAGAACATAGGCAATTGGGACGCCCAACAATAGCAATACAGCAAAAGCAATGAGCGCAATGATCAATGTAAGGCACCCCCATCTTCTCCCTTAAAGGTCTGGATTGTGTTATTGATGACATGGATCGTCGAAAAGGCAAAGGAAATTGGGATACTTAAGTAAAAATAGATTTTAGGCCAATTTAAAGCTGTTGATTTTTGAATGAAAATATTCGGTTTCATAATCCAATCCATTGCCAAGTAGAGAACATAGGCAACAAAGATTAATAAGATGAGGTTGCTGATGATCGTCAAATATTTTTTATACGTTTTCGAAACCGCATCAATGAATAACGTGATGGAAGGTGAGCTTTTTTCTTTCAAAACCATGCTTCCGCCAATGAATGTAATCCAGATCAAGCAGAAGATGGCCAACTCATCTGACCATAATAAAGGGCTTTTCAACACATAACGGAAGAAAAATCCTCCAACCATCGATATTAACAATGTCATCGCAAGAGTAAATGCCAACACTTTCTCAATGAAATAAACGACATCGCTGATTTTGTTAATAACTTTCAAAAGAACACCCTCTATCTATTACAAGATTCATTGGTAATCCAAAAAAAGGGGACTTGTTCCACTTATCCTTCATTTATAAGTTAGTCCCCGACTCAAAAAACTATTTATTGCTTTCAGCCTCTTCAATAAATGCTTTGATAATATCTGATTTCTCGGAAAATTCATTTCGAACTTCATCTGTTACTGTCTGGAAGGCAGAAGTATCAATATTTTCCAATACTTCAACACCGGCGTCTTTTAATGTTTGCAAATTGGATTCTTCACGTTTA includes:
- a CDS encoding glucose 1-dehydrogenase, encoding MGRLDGKVAIVTGGARGMGASHVRRFVKEGAKVVFTDINAEGGKALEAELGENVKFVQQDVTKADDWKKVIEEAENTFGPVNILVNNAGISMSKSLMEITEEEYRRIIDINQVSVFLGTKAVVPSMQKAGGGSIINISSINGIVGGAIGYTDSKFAVRGFTKAAALQLAHLGIRVNSVHPGVIETPMVTQGDAVEVIKEFAKQIPVGRMAQPEEVSNLVLYLASDESSYSTGSEFVIDGGLTAM
- a CDS encoding DNA topoisomerase III produces the protein MAKSLVLAEKPSVARDIARVLKCNKSGNGYLEGNQYIVTWALGHLVTLADPEHYDVKYKTWKLEDLPMLPNEMKLMVIKQTAKQFNNVKTQLHRKDVGEIIIATDAGREGELVARWIIEKAKVRKPIKRLWISSVTDKAIKEGFKNLKPGKLYENLYASAVARSEADWYIGLNATRALTTKYNAQLNCGRVQTPTLAIIAAREEEIKNFVPKEYYGIQAIGDKVTLTWKDASGNTRSFHKEKIESIIQKVRGKNAVVTAVEKKMKKSYAPALYDLTELQRDANKLFGFSAKETLNIMQRLYEHHKVLTYPRTDSRYLSSDIVSTIPERLKACGVGEYRQLANEILKKPIKANKAFVDDAKVSDHHAIIPTEQVPNLSKFTDKERKIYDLVVKRFMAVLLPPSEYVQLTIHAKIGDETFIAKGKNILNAGWKKVFASDVSEEDDEDVREQVLPPIEKGDTLSITGIQMTEGKTKPPARFTEATLLSAMENPTKYLESNNRKLAETLKSTGGLGTVATRADIIEKLFNSFMIEKRGGKEIYLTSKGRQLLDLVPEDLKSPALTAEWEMKLEQIAKGKLKKEAFINEMKQYTKEIVREIKTSDKKYKHENLSSKTCPECGKWMLEVNGKKGKMLVCQDRECGYRKTVSQFTNIRCPNCHKKMELHGEGEGKILVCQCGFREKWSTFQEKRKHQTSGKVDKRTLQKYLKKENETFSNNALAEALKQLKLDQ
- a CDS encoding TRAP transporter large permease encodes the protein MIIALIAFAVLLLLGVPIAYVLGITTVIYIFTTDNLTLLITVPQRLYSGMENYGLLAIPLFMLAGELMNFGGITKRLVNFAKQFIGHFRGGLAYVNVAANMMLAAIIGSATAQIAMMSRTMVPEMEKSGYSRSFSTATTAAAGLLGPIIPPSMLFIIYGVSSGASIADMFKAGVIPGILLGLSFIVIIAFIGLKESWPKEKRASIGEMFRSFLSVLPALSVPLIIIVGILSGAFTATESAAVASFVALLVGLFFYRELKFSQIPRILINTVSTTAVITILIAMANIFGWMLAFERVPQLIAEWMVSISDSTVIFLMLVNIFLLILGMFMDGIAALIILVPIFMPLLPLYNVDPIHFGIIICINLTIGILTPPVGSGLFIASSITKVPIGELVRSLWPFLVTSVVVLLILTYIPSLTLWLPHATK
- a CDS encoding TRAP transporter small permease: MKVINKISDVVYFIEKVLAFTLAMTLLISMVGGFFFRYVLKSPLLWSDELAIFCLIWITFIGGSMVLKEKSSPSITLFIDAVSKTYKKYLTIISNLILLIFVAYVLYLAMDWIMKPNIFIQKSTALNWPKIYFYLSIPISFAFSTIHVINNTIQTFKGEDGGALH